The proteins below come from a single Rhizobium tropici CIAT 899 genomic window:
- a CDS encoding TIGR00645 family protein has protein sequence MKSLELLVERIILSSRWLLVIFYLGLAASLAVYAVSFAYKFYKVAINVFAYDEADMILAILGLIDAALVASLIVMVMISGYENFVSRFDEAENGGEVSFIGKLDSGSLKIKVASSIVAISSIHLLQIFLNATQYDNAKLMWFTIIHLAFVVSALLLGFLEKIMAKAKAKDS, from the coding sequence ATGAAGTCCCTGGAATTGCTGGTCGAGCGCATCATCCTCTCCAGTCGCTGGCTCCTGGTGATCTTCTATCTCGGCCTTGCCGCTTCGCTCGCCGTCTACGCCGTTTCGTTCGCCTATAAGTTCTACAAGGTGGCGATCAACGTCTTCGCCTATGACGAAGCCGACATGATCCTCGCCATTCTCGGCCTTATCGACGCCGCCCTGGTGGCCAGCCTCATCGTTATGGTAATGATTTCGGGCTACGAGAATTTCGTCAGCCGCTTCGACGAGGCCGAAAATGGAGGCGAGGTTTCCTTCATCGGCAAGCTCGATTCAGGCAGCCTCAAGATCAAGGTCGCCTCTTCGATCGTCGCCATTTCCTCGATCCACCTGCTGCAGATCTTCCTGAACGCTACTCAATACGACAACGCCAAGCTGATGTGGTTCACCATCATCCACCTGGCCTTCGTCGTGTCCGCGCTATTGTTGGGCTTTCTGGAAAAGATCATGGCGAAAGCAAAAGCCAAGGATAGCTGA